The genomic interval CTGGTTCTTTGACCCACTGAGCCCTTCTTACTCAGCTTGCTTCCCAGCTACCCTACTGTAGTGGCAAAAATCTTGACAATGTGGGGTAAACTAAGTGTGTATTCCACAAAGAAAATTCGTAGTGTTACTTTCCCTGCATCTAAAGTCAAGAACGCTCAGGACACTTGTGCTTATCTGGGACGTTGGCTGCATTGCTTTTCTGGAGTTGCTATGTAGCAGTCCTAATAATTAccccaggtctgaagggaaatgTTGGGTGATAACTGGGAGAAAATACATTTCCTGGATAGTCTATTATCCTATCTGTAAAATCGGCAGGTAGTTTGGGCCGCATTTCTGAGGTTCTGAGTTTACCCGTTGACCCATTTCATAGGAGTTGTACCCACAGAGTTTACATACTGGAAGAACATACTTTTTGCAGTAAGCCTTTGCAACGTAGGAGTTCGAATGAAAATGCCAAACTCAGGGTGGACGTCAAGGTGATGGAGATGACAAACTTCTGAACGTGGTCGCTGCTCAAGAGCACAAGGGAAAGGTCGACAAGTCAAAGTTCTGGTTTCCGGTCAAACCTAAGGCAAACCGGAAGTTCCTGATGAGATCCACCTCTATACCGGGTCCTCCAACTGATTTTTGAGGAACCTGAGGTGGAGCTTCTGCCAGGGGAGGGCGGAGCTTTTGGTTCCTCCCTCCCAATCGCAGAAGATGAGTTTTTCTATCTCAGCCAATCAATGTCAGGAGATGATCAAATTTAAAGCGCCACCCCCCTCCTCCACCTGGCTGCAGGCCCTGCCTCCTGCAGAGAGGCGGGGAGAAGGGCGGACACTGGCCTCGAGCCCGCCAATCACAGCGAGCAGCCCGCGAAAGAGCGGGCGGCCGCGCCAATCAGCACCCGCAGCTGCGGTCTAGCTGAGCAGTTGGCTACAGTTGTTGCAACTTTTTTCGAAAGCTGGGTTTCCCGGGAGATTCCAGGCGGTGACAGAGCCCGGCCATGGCTAGAGGTATTTGTTAGGGTGGCCAGCGCAGGGGGACTGCCTAGCTGAGAGCCGCACTGCTGGGAACGCAAGGTGCGGGAGCGGCCGCTCACAGGCATCCTCCTATGGTGGAGCATGGGGATCCGGAGGGACAGGGGACTCTGGGTGCTACCGGAGTACATTCCCCTTGTTGACCAGCGCTTGACTGTCTGGACGCGTGGGCGCCTGTGGTTCAGCCAGTCTTCCCGGAGCTGGCATATCCGTATGTCAAAGCTCATGGAAACTTGAGCGCAGCGCCCCTCCAGGGAACGGTTGTTACTGATGCCGCGAGCCTGACTGCTGGAGGGGGTGACCCCGAGGCAGGACGCAGATTGCTGACCCCCATCTTGGCCAGTGCGCGCCCCTGAGTCTGCTCTGTACCATGGGGTCAGGCCGGGTCCCAGTGGTCCTTTTCGGGGTGAATCGGGTCCCCCAGGTGCCTGGCGTAGCAGCCCTTCGCCCCTAAGATGAGCAGGACTTCAGCCTACTGGAGATGGCGTGGGTGGACTTGTGCTGCTGCGCAAGGCAAATCCATCTTTGAAGGTATAATATGTTGTCAGGATAAAAACCCCCGTTATGCGGCAAAGGGATCTTCACCCGCTGGCCATTTCTAGCCGCTGTGTCACACTCGAAAGGACCAAAAATTTGAGGGTGACTAGAggttcagttttgtttgtttgtttttgtttttaacgtgGAGTATTTTCTCCCAGTACCAAGACCTCACGTATTAGTGGAAAATTACCTTAATGCAGTCAGCTCTGTAGAACAACAATCACAGATTAATTTGTCATTCATTCAAGGAATATTTATTGGGCCCGTTTGCATGTTCTACACCCTATTGCCTTATTTATTCTGCCAGCATTCCTACAGGGTCTTTGGAGACAAGACTTCAGATAGTAACCAGAAATGAGACTTAATGAACTTCACGTTAAAGTGTTTAATTACCCAGAGAAAATTAACATTAGTCTCACCCCTaaaccttccctctctctgtttctttcactTTCCAGCACCTTTTCCtacttttccatttgtttgtttgttttgtttttggtacaGAGTCTCAGTACCTATAGCCCTTACTGAAAAGGAGgttattatgtagaccaggctggcatcggaCTTGTAGTGACTCTCTTATTCTTGTCCCTCAAATTCAGGGATTTTAGCCATACACCATCATGCAAAGTTTAAcactaaggttttgtttttgtttttgttttttgaaaaaaaaaaagtatctagaAGTATATTTAAGTTGTCTTACTTAGTTATAAAATGATGAATTTCTACTTCGTTTCTATCACCACAAAACagctttttttaactttttttttaagatttatttatatatttattatatgtaagtacactgtagctgtcttcagacgcaccagaagaggaagtcagatctcattatggatggttgtgagccaccatgtggttgctgggatttgaacttcggaccttcggaagagcagtcgggtgctcttaccaactgagccatctcaccagcccccttttttaacttttaaaactattattttattcAATGTATATGGGAATTTTGTCcacatgtgtctgtgcaccatgtgtgcctgTTGATTGCAAAAATGAGAATGGGGTCTCAGAttccccctgaaactggagctataGAAGGTTGTGAACAGCCATGTGGTgataggaatcaaacctgggtcctctggaagagcagcctgtattcttaaccactgagcatctctgtaTGCTACCACATGAAAACATTCTGATCTCCAAGGGCACTGCATATATGTAGTACActggcatacatgtaggcaaaacagacGTATTAAAATAATGACTGGGGGATTCAAATCGATTGAGCTGTGTGTAGGGGGATTAaaagccttcaatcccagcaatcaggaggcagaggcagctgagtctttgagttcgaggtcagcctggtctacaaatcgagttccaggatagccagagctacacagagaaactctgtctagaaacaccaaaacaacaacaaacagcttAGTTAAATTATAGGAAGAACACTATTATTGAAATATGGCAATAATTATTATTGAGATCTATTCCAGTTAACCTATATAAACCTATACAATATCTATATAAACCTATGTAACATCTAGTTCTATACAGGTCAAGGGTGAGGTCTGAAgtcacacacacagccatgctGTGTCTTTGTTATCCTGTGGCCTCCCTTCCTTAGCCAAAGCTAAGGAGAAAGTCGTCTAGCTTCTGCTCAGTATTATGATCCTCACCCTAGCTATGTGCTCCTTGGAACTTGGGCCTAACACTTGCTATGCAAGCTCTCTTATCATTCTTATCCTCTCCACACACCACCctcctttttgagacagcgtctctctgtatagccctggctaccctgaactcactgtgcagaccaggctggccacgaactcacagacaactgcttgcttctgcctccagagtactgggattaaggatGCGTGCTACTGTATCTGGGGTCTggctgtggttttgttttcacATGGAGTGTCTTAGATGGAGACTCagtatatagctctggctggcctagaactcgggCACTCCTGCCTCACATTCCCAAGGAATTGGATCTTAGTTggtttcagtctctgagacttactgctgaataaactcatcttttctagttccttctgaaCTCTGGccggctggttcaactcagctgacTGGCTAAAAActcctccccaagctgactaATTCAAATTGGCTTATCTCAGCTTCTGGCTGAATTGCTTCATACTAACTTGGGCAATccgttctaatcttctggctctttctcattctctggcttgttctgtcttcacctgtgaaTGCCTTGTTccctctctgcaacctgtctctgtaccactgttctggtaaaactgccttctctccctttcttctctctctgtgctgctctgtaagtagcctctcttttctctctgttctcatgagagttggacaTATCCTAGTCTGTCAGATCttcctctgattcatcactttggcCCTCAGTTACacatcccttcctttctttctttctttctttttttttttttttttgagacagggtttctctgtgtagccttggctgtcctggaactcactctgtagaccaggctggtctcaaactcagaaatccgactgcctctgcctcctgagtgccgggattaaaggcgtgggccaccatacCCGGCTACTTCTGCTCTTTTCAAATTGTTTACCTTTCTTCCACTTTCACAGTCACTCAGCAGCTAAACAGTACAGAATTTTATCACCTGATTTCTACTTCCCTTATTCCCCCATTGCTCCTGGGATCAATTCCATAATAGTCACTATGACCTACAAGGTCCCTTTCCCCCACCCTCTGAACTTCGCTGTCCTACAGCCAGCTGTTTTTATATTCACTGCTGTGTATAAATCAGGCTGGAACAAAGCAGGTAGGTAGTCAGAACAGGTTTGATAAGTGGATGCTTATCTGGTATTTGAATTCAGGAGAACCATTCATTATTGCAAAGTGTAGTTACATAGCAGAAGTGGGTTCCAATCCCATTTCTTCCTTGTCATAGTAGATAAGTCATCTGTCCTAAGCCTCACCTTCCATAGGTATGAGACGGGaataaaagatttttctttttagattgatttgtttttatttatgagtacacgaGACAGGAATAACAGTATGATAATAGaagggtttttttccccaaagatttatttatttattatatgtgagtacactagctgtcttcagacactccagaagagggcgtcagatctcattacagatggttgtgagccaccatgtggttgctgggaattgaactcaggacctctggacctcagtcactgctcttaacctctgagccatctctccagcccccattagttttaataaaatgatgcaaTAGTAAAGGTTCTACCACACTGCAAACATtcaggctttgatttttttttcccccggagacagggtttctctgtgtagccctggctgtcctggaactcactcagtagaccaggctggcctcgagctcagaaatctgcctgcctctgcctcccaagtgttgggattaaagacatgaaccaccactgccctgctcaggCTTTGATATTGTTGTCAGATTATAGTTCTCTGAAGTCCTAGCAAAAATAGAGTTTgtatttctattttggttttttttttttttaactttactttACAGCTCAGAGTAGGTTCAAACttgcaatccttctgccttagcctgcCAAGTGGAGACTGGAGGTGTGAGCCATGTACAGTTCAAATGGGATAGTTCCCATTGCTTGTTTATTTGCAGAacttgggattgaacccagggcttcatgtatgTGTGAGGCTTGTGATTTACCAGAGTGTCActttggtactttttttttttttttttttttttttttttacttctgggagtctctgtagaccaggctggcctcgaactcagaaatccgcctgcctctgtctcccaagtgctgggattaaatcgcCCTGTGAAACAGCCCTTTATTGTAGAGGTTGGGAGGTCCCTTGGGAGGTCATGGAAAACAAGGCTTTGGAATTTTAGCTACTAAGATATTAGAGGGCCAGACTCGGGAAGTGACTTAGTTGCGTGGTCCTAATGCTAAGGCAGGAGCTGGGTACTTTCTGATGTCCTTCGCGTCTATGACTTTGCACAAATACAAGTCTTTGGCCGCATGCCCTAACAGCCACCGCACAACTGCACAAGGCAGTAAGCAGTCACCAGAGTGCCTGGAATCCTGCCTACCTAGgcatttttcttaaaggtgaagGCCACAGGAGCACAAGGTGGGTGACCTGCTTGCAAAACCCTTGTGCCCCACTGTAGCTCCTCCCAACCTCAATGTCTTCATCAGAATTCAGGAGTAGCAGGTAGGAGTGCAGTCACTCTGATCCGTTGGCTTGGGCTGGAACCTAGGTGTGAGAGCTTGGCCAGCTCCCTCGCTTCTCCGAGTCTCAGTTTCCCCAAGTGCAGGAAAGAGGTAATAATGGTGTCTGCCTTCTCCAGGCTTTTCTGGGACGTTAACAAGATAGCATGGCAGAAGCAGCACCCCGGCAAACTTATCAAGGGTAGCCAGGGCTCCCTGGCTCCTAGGAGCCTCCAACCGGCCGGCCACAGGCAGAGTTCGCCTAGCTTTGGACGAGGGCCCATCACTTCCTGGTTGTGTGGCCCTAGAGACTCCCCAGCTTCTACTGGGATGCCCACCGGGCGGACGCCTGGGCTGGCGTGAACGTCCCACGCATGCACACGCGGCCCCGGTACGGGGCTTCGGGAAGCCGTGCAGTCGCTGCGCGGAGTGGCCGGTGGCGCGCGCGGGCGCGCGGGCGCAGGGCTGCGCTGAGCCGGGATTGGCCGTCGCGCGCCCTCGCGCCCGCCCCGCAGGCGCCTGGCAGCGCCGCCCCTGCCCGCGCCGTCCCCGGCCTCGCTCCGGGCCCCGGCTGCGGCGCGCGCGGGCGCCCGGCCTGCTACGGGCCATGGGCGAAGCGGGCGCCGTGGGGCGCCGCCGGCCCTTTCCCGGAGCGCCGCGGCGGCGCTGGTGGCgtcggcagcagcagcagcagcggcggcggcagcgcTGGTGGCCCGGCCGCGGCGAGGGCGAGGGTGCCGGCCGCGCCGCCATGGGCCTAGCCGGGCTGCAGGTGGGTGTGTCGGGCCCGGGCGCATGGGGTGGGGCGGGCGCAGGAGGCCCTGGCCGGGCCGGGTGGGAAGGGCGCCGCGGCTCGGGTTCGGGTCCGGGCTCGGGGCCCCGGGACAGCGCAGCCGGGCCCCCTGTGTGCGGGCTTAGAGACATGGCTGCGGCGGGCCCCCGCGGTCCCGCTGCCCGCGCCGCCGCGCCCTGAGCGCCCCTCCCCCGCTTCCCCCGGGTCCCCCCTCTCCAGGCAGGAAGATGTGCAAGCCCCGCGCGgtggaggcggcggcggcggcggtggcggcgacGGCCCCGGGCCCGGAGATGGTGGAGCAGAGGGGCCCGGGGAGGCCCCGCAGCGACGGGGTAAGCAGGCTCCTTTCCCGCACTGAGCAGCGCGCCAGCCGGGCCGGGGCCTCGCGCACGTGGGCGCAGCAagggcccccctcccccccatcggTGCTCGCCAGCGGTACTGGCCTGGGGcaccttcctttttttatttttttgtttttttgggttttttttgctgCCTGGCGTTCCTGTTCCACTGTGACCCTACCTGGCAGTGTCTGACCTCGTAAAAGTTTGACTGTGGCCTTGTGGCATTTACAGCCCCTCCCGAGACCTTGAGTCCCCGGAGGTGGTGGCTGCCTTCCCAAGGGTGTCCGGAGCTTGCTCTCTTCCCTCTAGTAACCGGAGTTACTTGGTGTCTAGTGGCTTACCAGACTGGCAGGCCCTGCGTTGTTTTTTGGGAGAGCCCGCTCTGAGGAGAGTCTCCACACCCAGTGACACCAACACAGAAGTGACCTGTACTGATaccccctcccaaccccccacccccagcctgctCCAATGTTTGCAGCCAAGGTGCGGTTTGCAGTGGAGTGACCCGCCCTAAATGCGCTGGCCGGCAGCCTGTGCTCTCATTGGCCTCCCCCATCCCTCAGCcacagtcctgggaggtgctgAGCCGCAGTTGCTTGAGAGGGGCCAGGCCTATCGCGGAAGGTTAAGGCACTAAGCAAGCCCTCCCAGTTGGCCTCAGCACCTAGTGGTTAATCAGGTTCCCTTAGGCAGGCCTGTTTCTGTGTGTTGGTGGCCGACTCCCTAGCCTGGGGAGATAACCCCTGACTCAGCCCAGCCCTTCGAATCAGTTTTCCCTGGGTCATTCTGCCCTCCCTGCTGCTGGTAGGTTAGCTCTTTCCTTAAATGGACTGTACCTTCCTTTAAGGTCTTGTCCTCTGCTGGCCAGACTTATCCCTTAGGGACTCTGCTTAGGGAGTGTATGTGTTCAGAAACCTGGGGCTTCCAGAATCTGCCGCAGCTCTCCTGAGAGAGCGAGAGGTCTCCTGGGGCTGGCATCTTCTGGTTGGCATGTCCTGGAGTGGTGATGAAATCTCTTTTgtattcttccttctccttcttcccctcagaCGCTGGGGGATTGTCTTTGTCTCCAAGCCTCTTTCAGAATATGTGTTTGTCTTTCTAGGAGAACGTGTTTGCTGGGCAGTCAAAGATCTATGCCTACATGAGTCCGAACAAGTGCTCTGCAATGCGCTCTCCACTTCAGGAAGAGAACTCGGTTGCCCATCATGAGGTCAAATGCCCGGGGAAACCATTAGCTGGAATCTACAGGAAGCGAGAAGGTAAGCCCCGAACGGCCTCATTATTCTGCTTTCAGCTACTCAGATTGTACACACTCAGGCTCTCGTACATCTTTCCAGTATGGGGTGTGAGGGAGATACAAACCGAGTTCCTCCTCTCggggagaaacacacacaggtgagaaggaggaggatgtgTCAGGGTGCGTGTCCTGTGGTCTGACAGGTTTTTCCTACTTTCACAAGAGTTAGCATATCCTTCAGTCGTGTCTTGCCACATTGAGGGGGGGAAAAATAACACACCCGACCTGCAATTGGAGAGGCTTATGATGGTTAAAAATGCAGGAAAAGTGAGTCCAGGTTGTACAGAGCAGGCGGCTGACTGCAGTGTGCAGTAGACCCAGGGGATCAATTAACCTACCGTTGTATGGCAGGGCCTGACCCCATTTCTACAGTTTCTTTCCATTCAAGTGTTCTGTGTTCCTTTCCAAAGCAGTATGCCCTGTGTGTAAAATTTTGGGTTAAGTCACAGGCCAGTGGTAAAGCTTGGTAGATAGAATACTTTTCAAGTATGGGAGACTCTGGGTTGGTCCTGagcatttacaaaaaaaaaaaaaaaaaaaaaaaagaaggaaccccccccccccagagtgtGTGATTATTGAGAAATTCTGTGGAAGCCAAATTGCAGTGATTTCAAAACCAGTGAGGCTTACAGTTTGCTACTTTGTCCCACCCCACTGCCCAAAATAAGGAGGActaggatgtggctcagtggtatgaTGTTTGCCTAGCATGGCCCTAACTCAGTTCCCAACACctccactcagagctatgaacaAGGCAGTGGTCTAAGAGCCTTGCTTTTTCCCAGATTTGGCGTTTTAGAGCTTCAGTGAGAGTTCCTGTCCACCTCCACAGTTCATTCCTGTGAACGAATCTTACCCAACTGAGtaggtcccccctccccccaagactACCAGCAGGTCTTTAGGACAAAGTTGTGTGTTCACCAACAGTTGGTCAGAAGTTCTAAAGCCCAGCTTATCAAGCTGTCTTTGAGAACTAAGGTTGGGGAGCCTACCAtcggcttttttttcccccacccccacgaaTTGAGGAGCTATGTTGTCTGAGCCACAAAGTAACTTAGATGGTAGCTGTGGCTGCCACTTGGAAGGAGGAGGCTCTGGCAAGCTGCAGCTCTTGTGAGTCCTGGGTGACACATCAGTCAGTTGAGAGGAGTCCCGTCTCATCCGTTGGGCTGTTTGGGGTGTAGAAGGGCTTTGAGATGTTGCCACTGCATCACCACATCTGTCTACATCCCTTGTGTCTACAGCTATCAGGAGGTTGCTTACCTGCCGCCCAGGCTTGGCCATAGCCACCTTGCATCCCTTCCAAAATCGGGCAGAGTGAATATTGTCCATACAATGCCGGTGGGGGCTTACTGATCCCTGGTGCTGTTAAATGGCAGTGATTAGGATTTGGGGTCACATGTACGTTGGAATGTCTGAGAAAGGCCAACATCTTGCCTAATTGTACCTTGGCACAGACATCTCAAGAGTTATCAACAGACCCATCATATCCATAGGGTTAGACCTGCCAGCCTGCCTAGAAGGGAAGGGTGGGGGGGAGTTGGGCTGATGGGACAGACTTGGaggttttgttttcattacatttacttattgtgtatgtgtgcttgtgtgtgtgtgtgtgggaggggggatTTGTGTGCTGCTATGTACATGTGGGCTTCAGAGGAAAACTTAGAGGAGTCGGTTTCCTCCTGTGAAGGTCCTGAGAAATCAGATTTGGGGaattaggcttggtggcagagCTTTTACCTGCCACCCATCTTGTGTTCTCGATGGCACCCCCTTTGCCCAGCTTTTCCTGCTTTGTTTGCTGAGCAGGAATCGaagtttatttgcttattttgtaGAATCTGGGATAGAACCCAGAGACTGGGCatctaggcaggcactctaccattgagctaacTCCTATCTTCCCTCCTATCCCCACCCAAGACAacctctcctgtagcccaggctagcctcaaactcccccATACATCTGAGAATGGCCTTTAACTTGTTCTCTGTTTCCACCTCCCtagtgtgctgggattataggcctgtgctACCGTGCCAGGTTTTACTCAAGCTCTGTCCCCAGCTCCAAAGTGTGCACTTGGGTGATATTTTAGTGTGTCTGCTGTCACACAACTGCCACCTCTTATGTCCAGACCATTTTTTGTCTCCCTACAAAGAACATACTCATTGGTCCTCACTTTGCACTCCACCCCCACAGCTCTAGGCAGCCCTGAAACTCCTCTCTGCGTCTGCAGCCTTGCCCGTTGTGGACATTTCATGCAAATGAAGTCATAGGCTATGTAGCCTTTTGTGTTTGGCCTTTTACTCAGCGTGTACTCAGCGTGTTTGTCAGAGTCAGTCCCTGTTGTTCATAGTGTGTGTCAATGCTTTGTACCTTTTTATGGCTGAACCATAATCATCATTCCCAGTGTGGACAGACCGCATTTTAACTGTTTGTACACCGGGAGGGCTGTCGGGAATGTTTGCTCTCGGGCTAATGTGCATAAGCTACCACGTTTCATGTACAGAGTTTTTGTGTAGACATGTGTTTTTAATCCTGAGTAGATGTCAGAATGTGGAGTTGCTGGGTCACATGATAATTCTATGTTTAACTTTGTAAGGAAACCTAGAAACTCTTCTAAAATTGGTGTGCCATCTATCTCTGGGTAGTATATtagttatttactttaaaaagtaaatcatTAAATccgttttttaaaaatagcacagTTGACCAGCGGCACCAAATTTGCTGCTGTTATCAGCGAGGCTATTTGTTGTGTGCCTCATGACAGGATGCCTGCCTTCTGCCCAGGTGCCATCTGGAGAATCTCTGGGAGCCCGGGACGCCAACCTTTTTAGAAAGGGGGCTTGTTTGGCCAAGATTCTGCAGTGAAGCATGCCAGGCAGTGAGTGGGGAAGAGGTTGGGCTTTGTCCCCTCACTCCACCCACCAGTGCTCACTAGCTCTTGCTTTGGGACAGAGCGTCTTTTCTCGGGTGTGCAGGCCAGTGTCTGGAAGCCTCCAGCTTTGTTAGCACTTCGGCTTTCTCCCACACCCACATACAGAGGGCCAGGCCCTATCTCCAGGTACTTCTGCCTGATTGTCCCTTGTGGACACTGGCACAGTAGGCTCCAGCACCTTCCTGACCCTCACAGAGTGCTCCTACCCTAGCCTATCTGAGTGCTGACCAGTGCGTGGAGTGAATAAATCTATTTTCCACCTGTCCCGCTGCAGAGAAAAGGAACACCGGGAACGTTATACGAAGCGCTGTGAAGTCAGATGAACAGAAGAGCAAAGACACCAGGAGAGGTCCCCTGGCGCCTTTTCCAAACCAAAAATCCGAAGCAGCAGAACCTCCAAAAACTCCACCCCCATCATGTGATTCTACCAATGTAGCAGTCGCTAAGCAAGCCCTGAAAAAGTCCCTCAAGGGCAAACAGGCCCCTCGGAAAAAGTAAGTAGCCTGGAGTGAAGCCCTCTCCTAACACCACTTGGTTCCTGGGGCCTGGCTCAGGTGTGTACTGTGGTTGTGTAGTCTGCTGCTAGGCCTCTTCTCTTCTGAGTTACACGGTCTGGTTtttccctcgtgtgtgtgtgtgtggtgtgtgtgtgtgtgtgtgtgtgtgtgtgtgtaagacagagagtcagagtccAGAGGTTAGGCCTCCCTCCCTATCTcttcccccccatcccccaggaGTGAGCAGCTGTCTGGGACCCGCCCAGGTAGATAAGCAGACATGCACCTAGGTCCCAGTACACAGAAATATTTGAGGAACACGTTTATAGGGAGTTACCTCCTGGGTCGGAGCAGGGCAGCGGGCCTCATGTttattttctcccctcccctcttaaCCAGGTCTCAAGGGAAAACCCAGCAGAATAGAAAACTCACAGATTTCTACCCTGTGCGGAGGAGTTCCCGGAAGAGCAAAGCTGAGCTGCAGGTAAGGTCTGATCCGCTGCAGCGGGGAGAGGCAAGcagccagggtgggggtgggggtggggtgtttagCGTGTGTAGGGAAGCCTGGGTGAGATCGTCCTCTGCTTGCTCTACCTTCCTGGTGAGGCAGGAGGCATTCTTAAGACCCTGGTACCTTGTACTTGATGCCGTAGAACAATCAGACTGGCTTTTCCACGGTGTTTTGGCAGCGCGTTTGGAGCCTAGAACTGTGGGGAAAGCTGCCTGTTGTGTCTTCAGCCTGTTTCTAAAGAACAGTAGCTTAGAAGTGCTTACTGATTGCTGGTGGACTGCACTGTTGTGTCTGTAAAATGGCCCTGTAAAGTCCAGGGATGGAGACACCTATAATCCTGGTACTCAGGACGGAGTTGAGAGAATGGACAGAAGTTCTGACAGAGTGGTTAGGTCTGAACACCAAGTTCCAGTCCAGACTGGGCtccatagcaagaccctgcctcataaAGGAAAAGATCCGGTAGTGAGTTGTTATGAAAATAAAGGAAGTAGATTCACACCGATGCGGTGGtgaatccagcactcaggagattgaGGCCAGATCTCCATTTTGAgatcacccttggctacataaaAAAACTCTGTCTGAAAGCAA from Mus musculus strain C57BL/6J chromosome 5, GRCm38.p6 C57BL/6J carries:
- the Kmt5a gene encoding N-lysine methyltransferase KMT5A isoform 1. (isoform 1. is encoded by transcript variant 1) — protein: MARGRKMCKPRAVEAAAAAVAATAPGPEMVEQRGPGRPRSDGENVFAGQSKIYAYMSPNKCSAMRSPLQEENSVAHHEVKCPGKPLAGIYRKREEKRNTGNVIRSAVKSDEQKSKDTRRGPLAPFPNQKSEAAEPPKTPPPSCDSTNVAVAKQALKKSLKGKQAPRKKSQGKTQQNRKLTDFYPVRRSSRKSKAELQSEERKKIDELIESGKEEGMKIDLIDGKGRGVIATKQFSRGDFVVEYHGDLIEITDAKKREALYAQDPSTGCYMYYFQYLSKTYCVDATQETNRLGRLINHSKCGNCQTKLHDIDGVPHLILIASRDIAAGEELLYDYGDRSKASIEAYPWLKH
- the Kmt5a gene encoding N-lysine methyltransferase KMT5A isoform 2 (isoform 2 is encoded by transcript variant 2); this encodes MGEAGAVGRRRPFPGAPRRRWWRRQQQQQRRRQRWWPGRGEGEGAGRAAMGLAGLQENVFAGQSKIYAYMSPNKCSAMRSPLQEENSVAHHEVKCPGKPLAGIYRKREEKRNTGNVIRSAVKSDEQKSKDTRRGPLAPFPNQKSEAAEPPKTPPPSCDSTNVAVAKQALKKSLKGKQAPRKKSQGKTQQNRKLTDFYPVRRSSRKSKAELQSEERKKIDELIESGKEEGMKIDLIDGKGRGVIATKQFSRGDFVVEYHGDLIEITDAKKREALYAQDPSTGCYMYYFQYLSKTYCVDATQETNRLGRLINHSKCGNCQTKLHDIDGVPHLILIASRDIAAGEELLYDYGDRSKASIEAYPWLKH
- the Kmt5a gene encoding N-lysine methyltransferase KMT5A isoform X1, which codes for MCKPRAVEAAAAAVAATAPGPEMVEQRGPGRPRSDGENVFAGQSKIYAYMSPNKCSAMRSPLQEENSVAHHEVKCPGKPLAGIYRKREEKRNTGNVIRSAVKSDEQKSKDTRRGPLAPFPNQKSEAAEPPKTPPPSCDSTNVAVAKQALKKSLKGKQAPRKKSQGKTQQNRKLTDFYPVRRSSRKSKAELQSEERKKIDELIESGKEEGMKIDLIDGKGRGVIATKQFSRGDFVVEYHGDLIEITDAKKREALYAQDPSTGCYMYYFQYLSKTYCVDATQETNRLGRLINHSKCGNCQTKLHDIDGVPHLILIASRDIAAGEELLYDYGDRSKASIEAYPWLKH